The Diospyros lotus cultivar Yz01 chromosome 15, ASM1463336v1, whole genome shotgun sequence genome has a window encoding:
- the LOC127792227 gene encoding signaling peptide TAXIMIN 1-like yields MCCGDGDCRPLGFLLGLPFAFLALLVSLVGIVVWIVGLALTCICPCCLCVTVIVELALELIKAPLHVMEWFTSQIPC; encoded by the exons ATGTGCTGCGGCGACGGCGATTGCAGACCGCTCGGCTTCCTATTGGGCCTTCCCTTTGCCTTTCTGGCGCTGCTGGTCTCCCTCGTCGGCATCGTGGTCTGGATCGTTGG GCTGGCGTTGACTTGCATATGCCCGTGTTGCCTGTGCGTGACGGTGATCGTGGAATTGGCTCTGGAGCTCATCAAAGCTCCTCTTCACGTTATGGAGTGGTTCACCTCTCAGATCCCCTGTTAG